In the genome of Phycisphaerae bacterium, one region contains:
- a CDS encoding S41 family peptidase — protein sequence MYVKTGGLRRWSSCALIAAFMGAVAPVRAEPHEPRLATADAKELWRKGSDQVLAGDFGSAISTLEKVQSLEPGHEEVASAISWMREAQDLADSRERLRAATFEYYVAKAKKSVKEAKEAALRPPSDDNEKSAKDDVSAKDGEDQEAASLTGHEEESLPKEDEDSESFKWSRALGYALSAMANSGDEDEFRKEPWLDEIITHTLSEIDRHKSKNEWPDAAALYSYLSSLYPKRKAYEEGFEFCRKRAHLDYVYGPKSNWRSDLRDVSSSVIPQILERMESDYVEEVDFKKACADGLDHLLILGQARSIAKTFPTLSDQDLVNHFTARINGLLKNRVNGRASLAPRHVMEVFRRVVEANNESLRLPESVLVDEFVTGMFEPLDEFTSVIWPAEVEEFNKHTRGEFVGVGIQITQDIGKHIRVESPLEDSPAYRAGIKPGDMITAVDGKSTLDMSINQAVSEITGEPGTKVTLTVKDAVSEEIRDVVLVREQIKLRTVRGHLRDNAKPTGWDYVIDSETNIGYVRVSGFMDKTVEDLDRALKQMRADGVRGLILDLRFNPGGLLTSAKDMCELFIGEGEPIVKTRGRNRQQNMEINSRGRRRFGDLPLIVLVNEYSASASEIVAGAVSGLKEACIVGTRTFGKGSVQNLIPIADNRAYLKLTTAHYYLRDKDRPGDGWYLLHKKPDADTWGVEPDVVVKVIPMENSKIVRLRRERDLLKGRDQASIPKDVLERRPTSEPAEDLPKDEDPDVDPQIAAAVNMMRIKLLSNQPWALTPRQYRAVSRSNDKMKEPLDR from the coding sequence ATGTACGTTAAAACTGGTGGTCTTCGCCGGTGGTCGTCGTGCGCGTTGATTGCGGCTTTCATGGGGGCCGTCGCGCCGGTAAGGGCTGAGCCGCACGAACCGCGATTGGCGACGGCCGATGCCAAGGAGCTTTGGCGTAAGGGGTCCGACCAGGTCCTTGCCGGAGACTTTGGCAGCGCGATCAGCACCTTGGAAAAAGTGCAGTCGCTCGAGCCCGGACACGAAGAAGTGGCGTCGGCGATTTCCTGGATGCGCGAAGCCCAGGACCTGGCGGATAGCCGCGAGCGGCTCCGCGCGGCGACGTTTGAATATTACGTCGCGAAGGCAAAAAAGTCGGTCAAGGAAGCGAAGGAAGCCGCCCTGCGGCCTCCGTCGGACGACAACGAGAAGTCCGCGAAGGACGACGTCTCCGCGAAAGATGGGGAGGACCAAGAGGCCGCCTCATTAACCGGGCACGAGGAGGAGTCCCTGCCCAAGGAGGATGAGGACAGCGAGAGCTTTAAGTGGAGCCGGGCCCTCGGCTACGCCTTGTCCGCCATGGCCAATTCCGGGGACGAGGATGAATTCCGGAAGGAGCCGTGGCTCGATGAGATTATTACCCACACGTTGTCCGAGATCGATCGGCACAAGAGCAAGAACGAGTGGCCGGATGCGGCGGCGCTTTATAGCTATCTGAGCAGTCTCTACCCGAAGCGCAAGGCCTACGAGGAAGGCTTTGAATTCTGTCGAAAGCGGGCGCACCTGGATTACGTTTACGGCCCGAAGAGCAACTGGCGGTCGGATCTCCGGGACGTGTCGTCCAGTGTCATCCCGCAAATCCTGGAGCGGATGGAAAGCGATTACGTCGAGGAAGTGGACTTTAAGAAGGCCTGCGCCGACGGGCTGGACCACCTGCTGATTCTGGGCCAGGCGCGTTCGATCGCGAAGACGTTTCCGACCTTGAGCGATCAGGACCTCGTCAATCATTTCACCGCCCGGATCAACGGGTTATTGAAGAACCGTGTCAATGGAAGGGCATCCCTCGCGCCGCGGCACGTGATGGAAGTATTCCGCCGCGTCGTGGAGGCCAACAACGAAAGCCTGCGCCTGCCGGAATCTGTCCTGGTCGATGAATTTGTCACCGGCATGTTCGAGCCGCTCGATGAGTTCACGTCCGTGATCTGGCCGGCGGAGGTCGAGGAGTTCAACAAGCACACCCGTGGGGAGTTTGTCGGCGTCGGCATTCAGATTACCCAGGACATCGGCAAACACATTCGCGTCGAATCGCCGCTGGAGGATTCGCCGGCCTATCGCGCCGGCATCAAGCCGGGCGACATGATTACCGCCGTGGACGGCAAGAGCACGCTGGACATGTCCATTAACCAGGCCGTCAGTGAAATCACCGGCGAGCCGGGCACCAAAGTGACGTTGACCGTTAAGGACGCCGTCAGTGAGGAGATTCGCGACGTAGTCCTGGTCCGCGAGCAGATTAAGCTGCGAACGGTTCGCGGCCATCTGCGCGACAATGCCAAGCCGACCGGTTGGGACTACGTCATCGATTCAGAAACCAACATTGGCTACGTTCGCGTCAGCGGCTTCATGGACAAGACGGTCGAAGATCTCGACCGCGCCTTGAAGCAGATGAGGGCGGACGGCGTTCGCGGGCTGATCCTGGATCTTCGCTTCAATCCCGGCGGTCTGTTGACCTCGGCCAAGGACATGTGCGAGCTGTTCATCGGCGAGGGGGAGCCCATCGTGAAGACGAGGGGCCGAAATCGGCAGCAAAACATGGAGATCAATTCCCGCGGCCGCCGGCGCTTCGGCGACCTGCCGCTCATCGTTCTGGTGAATGAATACAGCGCCAGCGCCAGCGAAATCGTCGCCGGGGCGGTCTCCGGCCTCAAGGAAGCGTGTATCGTGGGAACCCGGACCTTCGGAAAGGGGAGCGTGCAAAACCTCATTCCCATCGCCGACAATCGGGCGTATCTCAAACTGACAACGGCCCACTATTACCTTCGCGACAAGGACCGGCCGGGAGATGGCTGGTATCTCCTGCACAAGAAGCCGGACGCCGACACATGGGGCGTCGAACCCGACGTCGTGGTCAAGGTGATCCCGATGGAGAACAGCAAGATCGTTCGCCTGCGGCGCGAGCGCGACCTGCTCAAAGGCCGGGACCAGGCGTCGATCCCCAAGGATGTCCTGGAACGCCGCCCAACGAGTGAACCGGCTGAAGACCTTCCGAAGGACGAGGACCCCGACGTCGATCCGCAAATCGCCGCTGCGGTCAACATGATGCGGATCAAGCTCCTGTCCAACCAGCCCTGGGCGTTGACGCCGCGGCAATACCGCGCCGTGTCGCGCTCTAATGACAAGATGAAAGAACCCCTCGACCGGTAG